From the Gouania willdenowi chromosome 19, fGouWil2.1, whole genome shotgun sequence genome, one window contains:
- the LOC114481519 gene encoding ORM1-like protein 3 has product MNVGVAHSEVNPNTRVMNSKGMWLSYVLCIVLLHLVLLSVPFISVPTVWTLTNLIHNMCMYLLLHTVKGTPFETPDQGRARLLTHWEQMDYGVQFTSSRKFLTIIPIILYILTSFYTKYDQTHFVLNTLSLLSVLVPKLPQLHGVRLFGINRY; this is encoded by the exons ATGAATGTGGGCGTGGCCCACAGTGAGGTGAACCCCAACACACGTGTGATGAACAGCAAAGGAATGTGGCTCTCCTACGTTCTGTGTATCGTTCTCCTCCACCTGGTTCTGCTCAGTGTTCCCTTCATCAGTGTTCCCACGGTCTGGACCCTCACCAACCTCATACACAACATG tgcATGTACCTCTTACTACACACAGTCAAAGGGACTCCCTTtgagacccctgaccagggcaGAGCCCGGCTCCTCACCCACTGGGAGCAGATGGACTATGGGGTGCAGTTCACCTCCTCCAGGAAGTTCCTCACCATCATCCCCATCATCCT GTACATCCTGACCAGCTTCTACACTAAATACGACCAGACTCACTTCGTGCTCAACACTCTGTCTCTGCTTAGCGTGCTCGTCCCTAAACTGCCTCAGCTGCATGGGGTTCGACTCTTTGGTATCAATAGGTATTGA